ACTGGGGAAAACCCGCAAGCGCTTCTTTGATTTTTTGAATTGTCAGAGATTTTAATTCTTCTATGTTCGGTTGAGAAGAGGAAAAAAGTTCGGTAATTGAGTGCCCCACGATGTCTTCTTCCCGGCGTTGAAACATCTCAAACGTTTTAGGATTACAGGAAGTGAAAATGTCCTGATCGCAGAGAGAAATAGAATCGTTGAAACTCTCGAAAAGTCTCCAATATCTGTCGTCGGTTTTTTCGAGATTATCGGTGGTCTTTTTTAGATGGGTAATATCGACAAGAGAAATTATCGAAACTGAGGAACCTTCAACTATCGAACTGGAAACGATGCAAGGGTGAATCTTTCCCGAACGATCCAAACACCGAACATCGTAATGTTGCGGTGTCTTTGTTCTTTTACTACCGGGTAAATCTTGATTTGTTTGGATCCTTTCCAAATCATCGGGCAAAATGAACTCATTCCATTTTTTGATTCTCTCAATTTCCACTTTCGAATAACCGGAAAATTCCTCGAAGACCGAATTGACAAGCAGAAAAGTCATGTCATCATTGACTAGCATCATCGCAATGTCAGCATTGTCGAAAATATCTTTATAAATTTCTTCCGTCTTGATGGTGGGATTAATGAAACCTGAATTCGGCAAAGATGTTTGTTTTGCATCTGAAAAATTGCGCTTGGATAAGGCAGAAAGTTGGTCGATAATCCGTTCGTAATCGCTTAAATCGAAAAACAGAACTAGAGGTGAAATTGATCCTGTATCTCGAATATTTTGTATAGCAAAAGAGATATTTTCGGAAGCCAAGTTTTGGTCAATAACAACAAAATCTGGTGAATATTGATTCAATTGCTTGGTAAAGTTTGTTAAATCATGATTCCACTGAGTTGTAAGTGGAAATTCTCGTTCGTTCGCTTCTGAAAAATCCGCTTTTAAGTTAGATGGTCGATCACTGACAAAAAGCACGCATTTTTTCTGATTCATTTTTTAGTCCATTGTCTTATCATAACATAGAATCGTGTCATTCTCAAAAAACCGATAAAAGTTACGTCGTGAAAAATTGAATGTCACGTATTATGTTAGGATGTGACTACTGATTGAACTTATCATAGAAATTGCCTCTTAAATAAATTTTGATCTACCCAATGTAATATTTATTTAAATAATGTGCGCTGAAAATATTGATTACTGTTAAAACCGCGATATTTATAGATAACTAACTAATTCTGATAAAGACGATTATTTACGTTTTAATAAGTGCCAGAAGTGTAAAATCTTAAAATTGTAGCTTGGAATTGATGGATTTATTTTGTTAAATTCCATTCGCTTTTTAAAGATGATCGCGGGGTGGAGCAGCTGGCAGCTCGTTGGGCTCATAACCCAAAGGTCAGGGGTTCGAATCCTCTCCCCGCTACGAAGAAATCCCGCAAATGCGGGATTTTCAATTTATGTTTACGGTTTATATCATACAGAGCGAAGAAGGTTACGTTTATGTTGGTCAGACAAACGACATGGATCGTCGGTTGAGGGAGCATAATTCTGGGCATTCATGTTGGACGAAGCGGGGGAATAATTGGGTTTTGCTTTATCAAGAGAACTACGAGACGCGAGTTGGAGCAGTGCGACGAGAAAGATATTTTAAAACTGGTATTGGCAGGAAGTGGATTTATGAAGTTGTTTTAAAATATGGCTCATAATTCGCCGATGGCGAACTTTCACTTCGTTACAGCCCAAAGGTCAGGGGTAGAGTTTATCCGCCAGAGGCGGGAATCCTCTCCCCGCTACGAAGAAATCCCGCAAATGCGGGATTTTCAATTTATGGCATTGGTAGTCATTGTTGGAAATTCCATTAGAATCGTCCAAATTAAATATGCTCGTTGAATGAATCGGTAACAGAAAGGTACAGGATGAAGAATCGTCGAAATGTAGTTTTATTACTTTTTTTTGCAGTTTTGGTATCGAAAGCGTTCTCTGTCGAACCGTTATTTCGATTTGCATGGCTTACGGATACGCATGTCGGTTCGGAATTGGCGGCGGTTGACTTACAGCGGTCAGTTGCAGATATCAATTCTCTTGAAGGGATTGATTTTACGATTGTTTCAGGTGATGTTGTCGAAATGGATGTAAATGGAAATTTGGATACAGCCAAAACAATTTTAGACCAACTGATTAAAACTTATTATGTCATTCCGGGCAATCATGAACTTAAATGGTCATCATCGGGCGGGACAAAATTTCGGAAAATGTGGGGTGATGACAAATTTTTCTTTGAATACAAGGGTTTTCAATTTCTCGGATTTCATCAGGGTCCGCTGATGCGGATGGGTGACGGTTATATTTCACCGGAGGACATTCGGTGGATCGAACAAACACTCGAAAAAAACAAGAAATCAAACCTAAAGACAGTTTTTATTATGCACTATCCGCTGGATAATTCAGTCAGCAACTGGTTTGAAGCCGCTGATTTAGCGAAAGCGTTTAATGTTCAGGCAATCTTGCACGGTCATGGACATGCGAATCTGATTACTAAATATGAAGGAATTCCCGGCGTTATGGGTCGCTCGAATCTCCGGGGAAACCAACCGGTTGGCGGATATACTATTGTGGATGTTTATCCGGATTCAATGACTTTCTATGAACGGACACCCGGAATTCTAACATTGAAAAAATGGGGAAAAATTCCGTTGAAGAATCGAAAAAATGAAGCCGACAGTTTAAAGTCTTGTAAACCTTCCTTTTCATTGGACAGCAATGGTAGAGGTGTCCGGAAAATATGGGAATTTGATACAAAATATACGTTGGCATCATCGCCAGTTCTCGCAGATGGAAAAGTGATAATCGGATCTGGCGATGGCATTGTTCGAGCGATTTCTCTAAAAACCGGCAAGGAAACATGGCAGTTTAAGACTAACGCGCCTGTTTTCTCTTCAGCCGCCGCTTCAGGGAATGTGACGGTCGTCGGTTCGACGGATTCGTCGATTTATTGTTTGAATACATCAACTGGGAAATTGAACTGGAGAGTTTGCACTAGGGCTCCGGTCGTCGCTGTTCCAGCAATTTTTCAGGATGTCGTCTATATCGGGTCGAGTGATGGAACCTTTCGTGCAATTGATCTTAAAACTGGAGAAATCAAGTGGAAATATTTGGGCGTTACGGGTTTTGTTGAAACACAACCGCTTGTTTATGAAGGGCGAGCGATTTTTGGGGCATGGGATAATTGTCTCTATGCTCTAAATACAAAAACCGGCAACCTTGATTGGAAATGTCAAGATGGTCGTCCGGGCGTTTTGTATTCGCCGGCGGCATGTATTCCTGTCGCTTCCAGCGATAAAGTTTACATCG
This region of Candidatus Marinimicrobia bacterium CG08_land_8_20_14_0_20_45_22 genomic DNA includes:
- a CDS encoding endonuclease; translated protein: MRDFQFMFTVYIIQSEEGYVYVGQTNDMDRRLREHNSGHSCWTKRGNNWVLLYQENYETRVGAVRRERYFKTGIGRKWIYEVVLKYGS
- a CDS encoding metallophosphoesterase, with amino-acid sequence MKNRRNVVLLLFFAVLVSKAFSVEPLFRFAWLTDTHVGSELAAVDLQRSVADINSLEGIDFTIVSGDVVEMDVNGNLDTAKTILDQLIKTYYVIPGNHELKWSSSGGTKFRKMWGDDKFFFEYKGFQFLGFHQGPLMRMGDGYISPEDIRWIEQTLEKNKKSNLKTVFIMHYPLDNSVSNWFEAADLAKAFNVQAILHGHGHANLITKYEGIPGVMGRSNLRGNQPVGGYTIVDVYPDSMTFYERTPGILTLKKWGKIPLKNRKNEADSLKSCKPSFSLDSNGRGVRKIWEFDTKYTLASSPVLADGKVIIGSGDGIVRAISLKTGKETWQFKTNAPVFSSAAASGNVTVVGSTDSSIYCLNTSTGKLNWRVCTRAPVVAVPAIFQDVVYIGSSDGTFRAIDLKTGEIKWKYLGVTGFVETQPLVYEGRAIFGAWDNCLYALNTKTGNLDWKCQDGRPGVLYSPAACIPVASSDKVYIAAPDRFLSCIDVKSGETLWRSRRFQVRENVGISEDGATVFARTIQDSVFAIDSSSPTMKIKWATSANYGYDIDPSLPVEKDGTLFFGTKDGFVYAMDARTGTVIWRYRIGFGLVNNVVPLSRTEVVASIMDGKIVFLRYFSSLKTDN